In the genome of Magnolia sinica isolate HGM2019 chromosome 2, MsV1, whole genome shotgun sequence, one region contains:
- the LOC131237729 gene encoding protein KINESIN LIGHT CHAIN-RELATED 2-like: MPGFVMDGVNGEEVANGSNSIVGKANSSVNKSPRSPLSPKSPQTQAREPPKEGCIDTSIERLYDNVCEMHSSGDRSPSRLSFRSDVEESRIDSELHHLVGGEMRAVEIMEEEVEEEKNKEDVGKDVASKKENGSANRKSKMGKSRSPRTETVSSIQSKRPSRLQLNGEASAKSSPKSKISHVKPSTEQQSTKSTRKPTPGVVPTKKQSSTLGASKPNNGTDDLSEAGLDNPDLGPFLLKLARDLISSGENPQKALEFALRAAKSFEKCMDGKPSLELVMSLHVVAAIHCSLGQYDQAIPVLEHSLEIPILEEGEEHALAKFAGCMQLGDTYAMLGQLENSIECYTAGLEIQKQVLGETDPRVGETCRYLAEAHVQALQFDKAEKLCQMALDIHRENGEPASLEEAADRRLMGLICETKGDHEEALEHLVLASMSMVSNGQETEVASVDCSIGDTYLSLARYDEAVFAYQKALTVFKTSKGENHPAVASVFVRLADLYNKTGKLRESKSYCESALRIYGKPVQGTPPEEIASGLTDISAIYESMNEPEQALKLLQRALKIYDDAPGQQSTIAGIEAQMGAMYYMTGNYSESYASFKNAIVKLRASGEKKSAFFGIALNQMGLTCVQRYAINEAAELFEEARNILEQEYGPYHPDTLGVYSNLAGTYDAMGRLNDAIDILEYVVRIREEKLGTANPDVDDEKRRLGELLKEAGRVRTRKAKSLETLML; encoded by the exons ATGCCTGGATTTGTTATGGATGGAGTAAATGGAGAGGAGGTAGCAAATGGGTCGAATTCCATTGTTGGTAAGGCAAATTCTTCTGTAAATAAGTCACCGAGGAGTCCTTTGAGTCCCAAAAGTCCCCAGACTCAGGCTCGTGAACCGCCCAAAGAGGGTTGCATTGACACATCCATTGAACGGCTGTATGATAATGTGTGTGAAATGCACAGCTCAGGTGATAGATCTCCGTCAAGGTTGAGCTTCAGATCTGATGTTGAGGAATCACGAATTGATTCAGAGTTGCACCATCTTGTCGGAGGGGAGATGAGGGCTGTAGAGATAATGGAAGAGGAGGTGGAGGAGGAGAAGAACAAGGAGGATGTTGGCAAGGATGTGGCTTCTAAGAAGGAAAATGGGTCTGCCAACAGGAAGTCGAAGATGGGGAAGTCCCGGTCTCCTAGAACTGAGACTGTTTCTTCCATACAGTCCAAGAGACCTTCCCGTTTGCAATTAAATGGTGAGGCATCAGCTAAATCAAGTCCAAAGAGCAAAATTTCTCATGTAAAACCTTCTACGGAGCAACAGAGTACTAAAAGTACAAGGAAACCAACTCCTGGGGTTGTTCCTACAAAGAAACAGAGTTCTACCCTAGGAGCATCCAAACCAAACAATGGAACTGATGATCTGTCTGAAGCAGGGTTAGACAACCCAGATTTGGGACCTTTCCTACTTAAGCTTGCAAGGGATTTGATTTCTTCAGGGGAAAATCCTCAGAAAGCTCTAGAATTCGCTCTTCGTGCGGCAAAATCCTTTGAGAAATGTATGGATGGAAAACCTAGTTTAGAACTAGTCATGAGCCTGCATGTTGTGGCGGCAATCCATTGCAGCCTAGGGCAGTATGATCAAGCTATCCCTGTTCTCGAGCATTCACTTGAGATTCCCATCTTGGAAGAAGGCGAAGAGCATGCCCTTGCTAAATTCGCTGGGTGTATGCAATTGGGTGATACTTACGCAATGTTGGGTCAGCTTGAAAATTCCATAGAGTGCTATACAGCAGGCCTTGAAATTCAGAAACAGGTCCTGGGAGAAACGGATCCACGAGTTGGTGAAACTTGCCGGTATTTGGCTGAAGCCCATGTTCAAGCTTTGCAATTCGACAAGGCTGAGAAGCTGTGCCAGATGGCTCTTGACATCCATAGAGAAAATGGGGAGCCCGCTTCTCTTGAAGAAGCAGCGGATAGGAGGCTGATGGGTCTTATTTGCGAAACCAAGGGAGATCACGAAGAAGCCCTTGAGCACCTTGTATTAGCTAGCATGTCCATGGTATCTAATGGCCAGGAAACTGAGGTGGCTTCCGTTGATTGCAGCATTGGAGACACCTATTTGTCTTTGGCTCGGTATGACGAGGCTGTTTTTGCATATCAAAAGGCGCTTACTGTGTTCAAGACTTCCAAAGGAGAGAATCATCCAGCCGTTGCTTCGGTTTTTGTTCGTCTTGCCGATTTATATAACAAGACTGGAAAACTGAGGGAATCAAAGTCTTACTGTGAGAGTGCTCTTCGGATTTACGGGAAGCCTGTTCAGGGAACCCCACCAGAGGAAATTGCTAGCGGTCTCACTGACATTTCTGCAATCTACGAATCTATGAACGAGCCTGAGCAAGCACTCAAGTTGCTCCAAAGGGCTTTGAAGATTTATGATGATGCCCCAGGCCAGCAAAGCACGATTGCTGGAATCGAGGCGCAGATGGGGGCGATGTATTATATGACTGGGAACTATTCCGAGTCTTATGCTTCCTTTAAGAATGCCATCGTGAAGCTTCGGGCCAGCGGTGAGAAAAAATCTGCTTTCTTTGGCATTGCTTTGAACCAAATGGGGCTGACATGTGTGCAGCGATACGCGATAAATGAGGCTGCCGAGCTATTCGAAGAAGCCAGGAATATTTTGGAACAAGAATACGGGCCATATCATCCGGACACGCTCGGAGTATATAGCAATCTTGCAGGGACTTATGATGCAATGGGCAG GTTGAATGATGCAATAGATATTCTGGAGTATGTGGTGAGGATCAGGGAAGAGAAGCTTGGGACGGCCAACCCGGACGTGGACGACGAGAAGAGGAGGTTGGGTGAGTTGTTGAAGGAAGCTGGCAGGGTCAGGACCAGGAAAGCCAAATCTTTGGAAACTCTCATGTTATGA